One genomic segment of Panicum virgatum strain AP13 chromosome 2N, P.virgatum_v5, whole genome shotgun sequence includes these proteins:
- the LOC120658315 gene encoding bromodomain-containing protein DDB_G0270170-like, which yields MGKQQQAPPSRRSPAMSAPPPPRRRKKKGRPSLLDLQKRSLRLEQQLQEQQQPQARRSNRRDPGCADDEDDDGPASGSGRREKKLRLVMGLHDGSAKGEKTRKATAGREEPSDSGPTTPLPNKKLLVFILDRLQKKDTYGVFSEPVDPEELPDYHDIIKHPMDFSTIRKKLDKGAYSNLEQFEDDVFLISSNAMCYNSPDTIYYRQARGIQEIAKKDFENLRQDSDASEPEPEPEPEPKPEPEPEEPKPQPRRGRPPNKNNAKQKVGRPPSEHATADFSGATLANAVNSGRHAQQEAMIADVLRASFANRRNEHNWSGELKTERMEGYSGYGSMWSEKMGKKPILMEDSRRSTYYESQPSSSMYDLPVSSSYNGTKKLLVPVGVQLQQSYSRSLARFAAQLGPIGWEIASRRIERSLPPGTKFGRGWVGDGEAPPSSFQPPVLAAFSEAMAPPNDVVASGEQPPNNSGHATEGWAASASHLAGSQAHPMPYASTSTVQRTNSEALASQQCGSIPQIPINRGEHGVEMKGSHNNLHGHPALQLTVNGFNAVPGPMMFPPAAQLVVNQMQTHTAD from the exons ATGggcaagcagcagcaggcgccacCGTCGCGGCGGTCCCCGGCGAtgtcggcgcctccgccgccgcggcgccggaagaagaagggccgcccgtcgctgctcgaCCTCCAGAAGCGCAGCCTCCGCCTCgagcagcagctgcaggagcagcagcagccccagGCGCGCCGCTCCAACCGCCGGGACCCCGGCTGcgccgacgacgaggacgatGACGGGCCCGCATCCGGCTCTGGCCGCCGCGAGAAGAAGCTCCGCCTCGTCATGGGCCTCCACGACGGATCGGCCAAG ggagAAAAGACTAGGAAAGCGACGGCTGGGCGTGAAG AACCTTCAGATTCCGGGCCCACAACACCTTTGCCGAACAAAAAGTTATTGGTCTTCATCCTTGATAGGCTACAGAA GAAGGACACTTATGGTGTATTCTCAGAGCCTGTTGATCCTGAAGAG TTGCCTGACTATCATGATATTATCAAGCATCCAATGGATTTTTCGACAATAAGGAAGAAGCTTGATAAGGGGGCCTATTCCAACTTGGAGCAATTTGAG GATGATGTGTTCTTGATAAGCTCAAATGCGATGTGCTACAATTCACCAGATACAATATATTATCGACAG GCACGTGGTATTCAAGAAATTGCTAAAAAGGATTTTGAGAATCTTAGGCAAGATAGCGATGCCAGTGaaccagaaccggaaccggaaccAGAACCAAAGCCAGAGCCGGAACCAGAAGAACCAAAGCCACAGCCTCGTAGGGGCAGACCTCCAAACAAGAACAATGCCAAACAAAAAGTTGGGAGGCCACCATCAGAACATGCTACTGCAGACTTTTCTGGGGCAACACTTGCTAATGCTGTAAATAGTGGGCGTCATGCACAGCAAGAAGCAATGATTGCAGATGTGCTGAGAGCTTCTTTTGCCAATCGGAGAAATGAGCACAACTGGTCTGGCGAGCTGAAAAcagaaagaatggaaggttaCTCAG GTTACGGGAGCATGTGGTCCGAAAAAATGGGAAAGAAGCCAATTCTGATGGAAGATAGTCGTCGAAGCACATATTACGAGTCTCAACCATCCAGTTCAATGTATGATCTGCCGGTATCGTCCTCCTACAATGGGACGAAGAAGCTGCTAGTACCA GTCGGGGTTCAGTTGCAGCAGTCGTATTCCCGCAGCCTGGCACGTTTTGCTGCACAACTTGGCCCTATTGGCTGGGAAATTGCATCAAGACGAATTGAGCGAAGCCTTCCTCCTGGAACAAAATTTGGTCGTGGCTGGGTAGGAGATGGTGAAGCACCACCAAGCTCATTTCAGCCACCTGTACTAGCTGCATTTTCAGAAGCAATGGCACCACCAAACGATGTAGTGGCATCAGGTGAGCAACCACCTAATAACAGTGGCCATGCCACTGAGGGTTGGGCTGCCAGCGCAAGCCATTTGGCAGGATCTCAGGCACATCCTATGCCATATGCTTCTACCAGCACCGTGCAGAGGACCAATTCTGAAGCATTAGCAAGCCAGCAATGTGGATCCATACCACAAATTCCAATAAATCGAGGTGAACATGGTGTCGAGATGAAGGGCAGCCATAATAATCTTCATGGACACCCAGCCTTGCAGCTTACCGTGAACGGTTTCAATGCTGTTCCAG GACCAATGATGTTCCCACCTGCAGCACAACTGGTGGTGAATCAGATGCAGACACATACTGCTGATTGA